From the Pseudomonas syringae KCTC 12500 genome, the window TGAAGCTTGTCGCTTGAAGCTGCCGCAAAGAGGCTCCAGAGAATGGCTGAACGTCTCAGTAACGACTTCCAGTTCATCGACGTCGGACGTAAAGACCCGAAGAAGAAACTGCTGCGTCAACGCAAGAAAGAGTTCGTGGAAATCTACGAGCCTTTCAAGCCCCAGCAGTCTGCCGATCAAGCGCACCGCTGCCTGGGCTGCGGCAACCCGTATTGCGAATGGAAGTGCCCGGTGCACAACTTCATTCCCAACTGGCTCAAGCTGGTCGCCGAGGGCAATATCCTCGCGGCTGCGGAATTGTCGCACCAGACCAACACCCTGCCGGAAGTCTGCGGCCGTGTGTGCCCGCAGGATCGCCTGTGTGAAGGTGCCTGCACACTGAACGACGGTTTTGGTGCGGTAACTATCGGTTCGGTCGAGAAGTACATCACCGATACTGCCTTTGCCATGGGCTGGCGTCCGGACATGTCCAAGGTCGTGCCGACCGGCAAGCGCGTCGCGATCATCGGCGCGGGGCCTGCGGGCCTGGGCTGTGCCGACGTGCTGGTGCGCGGCGGCGTGACCCCGGTGGTGTTCGACAAGAACCCGGAAATCGGCGGTCTGCTGACCTTCGGCATCCCGGAATTCAAGCTGGAGAAATCCGTGCTGAGCCATCGCCGTGAAGTGTTCACCGGCATGGGTATCGAATTCCGTCTCAACACCGAAGTCGGCAAGGATGTCACCATCGATCAACTGCTCGCCGAGTACGATGCGGTGTTCATGGGCATGGGCACCTACACCTACATGAAAGGCGGCTTCCCCGGTGAGGATCTGCCCGGCGTGCACGATGCGCTCGACTTCCTGATCGCCAACGTCAATCGCAACCTGGGTTTTGAAAAGGCGCCGGAAGACTTTGTCGACATGAAGGGCAAGCGGGTCGTGGTTCTGGGCGGTGGCGACACGGCGATGGACTGCAACCGCACCTCGATCCGCCAGGGCGCCAAGTCAGTGACCTGCGCCTACCGTCGCGACGAAGAAAACATGCCTGGCTCGCGCAAGGAAGTGAAAAACGCCAAGGAAGAAGGCGTGAGGTTCCTCTACAACCGTCAGCCTATCGCCATCATTGGCGAGGGCAAGGTTGAAGGCGTGAAAGTGGTCGAGACGCGCCTGGGCGAACCGGATGCCCGTGGTCGTCGCAGTC encodes:
- a CDS encoding FAD-dependent oxidoreductase, with the translated sequence MAERLSNDFQFIDVGRKDPKKKLLRQRKKEFVEIYEPFKPQQSADQAHRCLGCGNPYCEWKCPVHNFIPNWLKLVAEGNILAAAELSHQTNTLPEVCGRVCPQDRLCEGACTLNDGFGAVTIGSVEKYITDTAFAMGWRPDMSKVVPTGKRVAIIGAGPAGLGCADVLVRGGVTPVVFDKNPEIGGLLTFGIPEFKLEKSVLSHRREVFTGMGIEFRLNTEVGKDVTIDQLLAEYDAVFMGMGTYTYMKGGFPGEDLPGVHDALDFLIANVNRNLGFEKAPEDFVDMKGKRVVVLGGGDTAMDCNRTSIRQGAKSVTCAYRRDEENMPGSRKEVKNAKEEGVRFLYNRQPIAIIGEGKVEGVKVVETRLGEPDARGRRSPEPIPGSEEIIPAEAVVIAFGFRPSPAPWFEQFTISTDSQGRVVAPEQAQYKHQTSNPKIFAGGDMVRGSDLVVTAIFEGRNAAEGILDYLGV